The Cetobacterium sp. ZOR0034 DNA segment TACTAAATGAATTTATAGACTACATAGTTGAAGTAATAAATGGGAAAAAAGTAAACAATGAATTAAATAGGTTCCAAGAGATTGCAATATTTAAATCCGGGGTTACTTTATAAAGATTAATTTAAAATGGGAGATGAAAAAATATGAAACAATTTATGTGTGAAGATTTTTTATTAACTAACGATATAGCTAAAACGTTATATCATGATTATGCAAAAGATATGCCAATTTACGATTACCATTGTCATTTAAATCCGAAAGAGATTTTCGAGGATAAAAAATATAGATCAATAACTGAAATTTGGTTAGGTGGAGATCACTACAAATGGAGAGCTATGAGAAGTAACGGTGTTGATGAGGAATACATTACTGGAGCTAAAGAGGATAAAGAGAAGTTCTTAAAATGGGCTGAAACGATAGATGAGTGTTATGGAAATCCACTTTTCCACTGGACACACTTAGAGCTTAAAAGATTCTTTGGAATAGATACAATCCTTTCGAAGGAAACAGCTGAAGAGATTTGGGAAAAGACAAATGAGATGTTAGCAAAAGATGATTTTACAGCAAGATCTTTAATAAAAAGAGCAAATGTAAAAGCTATCTGTACAACAGATGATCCAATCGATTCTTTAGAGTATCATATAGCTATAAAAAAAGATGATAGTTTTGATGTAGTTGTAAATCCAACGTTTAGACCTGACAAAGGTGTTAGAATAGATAAAGAGGATTTCATGCCTTGGCTTCAAACGTTAGAAACATTACACGGAAAGAAGATTGATACTGTAGTAGAGTTTAAGTCGGCTTTAGCAGAGAGAGTTGAGTTCTTCCATGAGGTTGGATGTAGAGTTTCTGACCACGCATTAGATCCGATTGTATTTTTATTAGGAACTGATGAGGAAGTAGAGAATATATTTAAAAAGAGATTAGCTGGTGAAGAGTTAACAGAAAATGAAGTTAAGATGTTTAAAACAGCTATAATGTTATTCCTAGGAAAAGAGTATAACAAAAGAGGTTGGATAATGCAGCTTCATATGGGAACTATCAGAAATAACTCAACTAGAATGTATAAAAAATTAGGTCCTGATACAGGGTTTGATTGTATAGCTGATGACATTTTTGTGCAGGCGTTATCTCACTTCTTAGATACTTTAGATGATACAGATGAGTTACCTAAAACTATTTTATATAACTTAAATCCTAGAGAAAATGAAGCTTTAGGAACTTTAATTGGATGTTTCCAAGGAGGGGGAATCCCAGGTAAGATTCAATTAGGATCTGGATGGTGGTTCTTAGATCAAAAGGATGGAATGATAAAGCAGATGACGGCTTTAGCTAATCTAGGTTTACTTTCAAGATTTGTTGGAATGTTAACAGATTCAAGAAGTTTCTTATCTTATACAAGACATGAATATTTCAGAAGAATCCTTTGTAACCTACTTGCTGAGTGGGTTGAAAACGGAGAGGTTCCAAACGATATTGAAAAGTTAGGGAAAATGGTTCAAAATATATGTTACAACAATGTAAATAACTATATTACAAAATAAGAGCGATGAAAGAGAGGTTTAACCTCTCTTTTTTTGTATAACAAAGAAAAAATAGGAGAGAGGAGAAGAAAATGAAAAGTTTAAAGTTGATAAGATTGATATATAAAATTCATAGAAATGAACCGCCTAGATTAGAGGAGATAGAGGAGATGGGCTTGTTGGCTGTTAAAATATCTCAATACTACGCTTTGAGAGCTGACTTTATAGATGAGAAAACCTGCGTTTATCTATCTAAGCTTTACGAGTATAGTTATGCTGCTCAAAAGCGAGAGATAGATTTAGCAATTGATAAGGATAAATGGATTTTAGATGCTTTAGAATCTTATGAAAACTTACCATTTTCGTCGGCTTCTATAGGTCAAGTTCACATTGGGTATTTAAGAGGGAATGATAAAGAAGATAGAAAAGTAGCTATAAAAATTCGAAAGGAGAATTTTAAAGAGAGCTTTTTAAAAGATATAGAGAATGCAAAAAAAATAGCGAATATTTTACTGTTTTTCTATCCAAAATTGAAAAAGGTTTTTAATCCTTTGGAAGTTTTAGAAAACATAGAGGAGGGGACTTTAAAAGAGCTCCATTTTTTAAATGAGGTCGAAGGTGCTAATTATCTTAGAAGATTAAAAAATGAAAATAGTGAAAAATTTGATTTGAAAGATTTGTATTTTTCAAGTTTTGTAGAATCTTTATGTTGTGAAAGGGTTATTGTCTCTAAATTTATAGAGGGAGAAAGTTTTAATACACTTCTGAAAGAGGGAAGATTGAAATATTCTGAGTTGTTGAAGCTTTTTAAATATCATACATTTTTTATGTTTAAGTTAGGAGTTTTTCATGGAGATTTACATCCCGGAAATATTATTTTAAATGAAAATGGTGAGATAACTTTAATTGATTGCTCAACTATAGGTAAAGTAAAGTCTAAACTGAGAAAAGGGTTATTTGGATTTTTCTACTATCTTTCGAGATACAATTATGATAAATCAGCTTTTTATTTAAATGAGATGTCGGAGAAGAGGTTGAATCAGAAAGATTTTGAAAAATTCTTAGAAAAATTTAAAGCTCTTTACAGTGATTTTAAAGATAGCAGTGTTTCAGATGTGAGCTTAACAAAACGTATGATGGAGACAATAAAGTTATCTATAAATTCTGGGATGGAGTTTGAAGAGGGGATGTTTCATGTTATTAAAAGTCTTATGTATTTAGATGGTATGGTTTTGAAATGTAATCCAGAAGTTAACTTAATGAATGATATAAGAGAGTTTACAGAGTTGTTAAAAAGTGAGTTGAAAGATTGAAATAACTAAAAGTTGACATTGACCTTAGGGTATAGTTTATACTTTTCTTGTAGAATAAGTTTTTGGAGGAAAAAAGTTATGAAAAAAGAGTTCTATTCCATCGGTGAGATATCTAAAATAACAGGACTTTCTAATAAAACATTGAGATACTATGATGAAAATAGCATTTTGAAGCCAGATTATGTGGATAAAAGTAATGGTTATAGATACTACAGTGAGTATCAAATTTTAAAATTAAAAAATATAATCACTTTGAAAGATAACAGATTTTCTTTAGAGGAGATTAAAAATAGATTCGAGCAGGTGAGCTCGAGAGAGATGAATAGTTTTTTTACTACTTATCGAAAGAAAATAGAGGATATCGATAGGGAGATAGAGGAATTAAAACAGAGTAAGATGAGATTACAAAATCTATTAGATGAATTTTCATATTTAGAAGTGGATAAGATTGTATTAAAGTGTTTACCTGAAAAGTTTATTTATAATTTAGACACTATCACAAATAAAAATCTGAACAACTCTATTTTTGATATTTACAAAATTATTGAAGCATCAGTTGAATGTGGAAATGCTTATTTAGGAAAAAAGTTTAGATTTTTAAATTTTACTAAAGATACGACTGAAAAAATAAGCGAATTTTTACTTTTTCAAAATGAAGGTTTTTTAAAAAATTTGGAAAAAATTCAAAAAACTGAAAAAAGTGAATATATAACTATAAGATATAGAGCTGGAAATAGAGAAAATGCTTTGATTGAAGCCGGTGAAAACATTGATAAACTTGAGATTCAAATGCTTGAAGCAGAGAATTTAGTGAAAATAGGAGATGGTGGTAGTAGAAAGCTGATTAAACCAGTTGAAAATTTTGATGTTGTTATAGTGGGAGCAGGAGGAGCTGGATTATCAGCATCTATTTCAGCAGCATCTAAAGGAGCTAAAGTCGTTTTATTGGAAAAGATGTCATCTATAGGTGGAAATACTTTGATTTCAATGGGAGGAATAAATATTCCGGGGAACGATGCTCAAATTGAAAAAGATATCCAAGATTCAATAGAACTTTATAGAAAGGATATTCTTTCTGGCGGAGATAATGAAAACTCTTTAGAACTTTTAGATATCTTTGTAAATGAAGCTTTACCTACATATAGATGGCTAAAAGATGAGATTAAGGTTTCTTTTAAAGATGAACTTATACACTTTGGAGGACATTCGGTGCCAAGAGCAGCTGTTTTTTCAGGTAAATATGCAATTGAACTGATTGCTAAACTTAGAGCTAAAGCAATTTCGCTAGGTGTAGATATTAGAACGGCAGTTCGTTCAAAAGAGTTAATAACAGATGAAAATAAAAGAGTTGTTGGGGTTTTATCAAGTATTGATGAAAAAGAGGTTAAGTTCATGGCTAAAAAAGGTGTTATTTTAGCTACAGGTGGTTTTAGTGGAAATGTAGAGTTGAGAAAAAAATATAATCCAAGTTTAGATGAAAGGTATAAAACTACAAATATTAGTGGAATAACTGGTGACGGACATTTGATGTGTGAAAAGGTAGATGCTGATTTTGTTCAGATGGAATATATTCAGACGTTCCCTATATCAAATCCAGAAACTGGAGAGCTTTCTCATGTTGGTGGAAGTAGATTCGATGGTGCTATACTAGTTAATAAATTTGGAGATAGATTTGTTGAGGAGCTTGAAAGAAGAGATACGGTTTCAGAAGCTATATTAAAACAGGAAAATGGTGTGGGGTATCTAGTTTGGGGAGAGGAAATAGAGAGTATAACAAACTATGTTAGTAAGAATAAAGAGGAAGTTGAAAGACTAAAAAATTCTAATCTGATAGCTATTTCTGATAGCTTAGAAGAGATTGCTAGAGTTATGAATATAGATGAAGAAAATCTTTTAAAAACAATATCTAAATATAATGGCTTTGTTCAAAATAAAAAGGATTTAGATTTTAATAGAAGAGGAACATTGCTATCAATAGAAAAAGGACCATTTTATATCCAGAAAGTTGCACCTGCAGTTCATCATACGATGGGTGGAGTTCGTGTGAATACAAAGGGACAAGTTTTAGATAAAAAGGCTCAGCCTATAGAGGGTCTGTTTGCAGCAGGAGAGATTGTTGGAGGTCTTCACGGAACAAATAGATTAGGTGGAAATGCCATAACAGAAATAATTGTTTTTGGAAAAAGAGCTGGAGAAAATATAATGAAATAGAAAAAAGAGCTATTCGTTTTTGACGGATAGCTCTTTTATTGTGTCAATTAAGTGATTCTCCAAGCTCTTTTAAAAGAGATCGAGTTTCATTTTGAGTTGATAAGTCGTTTGGATTGTGAGCTGAGATAGCTTCATCGATAAAGAATTCCCATCCAAGGTATTCACAGATACATCTGAACTGTGAAGAGATAATTCTATACTGTTCAGCACCGATTTCGTCAGCACCAACAGAGATAAGTCCAACTCTTTTTTTCTTATCAGTTAATTCAGTGCCGTGAGCTTTTGAATACATCTTATCGATTAGAGCTTTCAGTTGAGCTGAGATTCCCCACCAGTATACAGGTGAACCAAAAATAAGAGTATCTGCATCAACAATCTTTTGAACTAACTCGTTAGTATCATCACTCATAAAACATTTCCCATTGTTTCTTTTGCAAGAGTCGCAAGCTATGCAGCCAGCTACGTTGAACTTCGTCACATCAATAAATTCAACTTCACTCTTTGTTTTATCAATTTGCTCCTCTAAAGTTTTTAGAGCAAAATGAGTATTTCCTTTTAATCTTGGACTTCCATTTAAAAATAGTATTTTTTCCATTTTGACCTCCTAAAATAAGATACCACAGTATACAACTTAGAGTTGGCTTTAAGGCAAGAGATTTTTTTGAATCTAACAGTTCAGTTTACATGAATAATAGAAAATGATAAACTATAAGAAAAAATGAGAGGGGCGGATCGAATTGAGAGATGATGTTATAATTAATAAAGTTGAAACGATAAAAAGATGTATAAAAAGAATAGAGGAAGAATATTCTAATGATTTTAATAATTTAGAAAATTATACAAAACAAGATTCTATAATATTGAATTTGCAAAGAATGTGTGAAGCAACTTTAGATTTAGGTATGCATTACATAAAAATAAAAAAATTAGAACTCCCTCAAACAAGTAAACAAACATTTGAAATACTTCAAAAAAATGAAGTTATTGATAAAAAATTATCTTTAGATCTTCAAGGAATGGTAGGATTTAGAAATATAGCGGTTCATGATTATCAAAGTTTGAATATAGAGATTTTACAAAAAATAATTGAAAATCATTTGATGGATTCTTTAAGATTAGCTCAGAAGATATTGGAAGGATAGAGTATGGATAAAGTTGTAATAAGTGAGATAATTAATTCTTTACAAGAGTTTGAATGTTATACAGTCTATATATTTGGTTCGTATGCAAGTGATAAAACACATAAAGAAAGCGATATAGATATAGCTTTTTTATCTGAGAAAAAATTTGAAAGATATGATATTTTTATGAAAGCTCAGGAGATATCATCTAAAGTAAATAAAGAGATAGATTTAATTGATTTAAAAGAATCTTCAACTGTTTTTCAAAATGAAGTAATAAGAAATGGAATTGTAATTTTAGACAACAATATCATTGAAAGACAGAAGTTCGAAGTTTTAGTTTTAAAAAAATATATGGAACTGAATGAGCTAAGAAAAGATATACTTCAAAGTTATTCAGAGGATTTGGAAGAGTTTATAAAAACTAGAGAATAGTTGGGGGATACTATGAAATATGAATTTATAAGTAATACTAATTTTGAGAACAATAAAAATTTATATAGATATTTAGAAGAGGGGTTTCAAGATGCAAAAGAGTTTTTCTTTTCAGTTGCATTTATAAATTTTGCGGGAGTACAAATACTTTTAGATGTTTTGAAAAAAACAGAAAATTCAGAGATTAAAGGTAGAATTTTAACAACAAACTATCTACATTTTACAGAAATTAAAGCAGTCCAATACCTAAAAAGATTTAAAAATATAGAAGTGAAATTTTTTGATAGCGATAAGATGGAAGGCTTTCATACAAAGGGGTATGTGTTTGAATATGAAAATAGCTATAAAGCGATAATAGGCTCATCTAATCTCACAAAAAGTGGTCTTAAAAGTAATATAGAGTGGAATACAGGAGTAGTAACTCCTAAAGGAAGTGAATTTATAACTGGAATATTAAATGAGTTCAATTACCTTTGGGAAAAAGCAGTCGAAAATGTAAATCCATATATAGTTTCATATGTTAAAAAGCAAGAGAAGATTGTAAAAAAAGTTCAGAAAAACGAGTATCTAATGGCAGCTGAAGATCATGAGTTTGGAATCTATAACGAATGCGAGATAGAACCGAATTATATGCAAAAAGAAGCCTTAAAAAACTTAGAGGATTTAAGGGTTTATAAAGAGAAAAGAGCACTGTGTATCGCAGCCACAGGAACAGGAAAAACTTATCTAGGAGCTTTTGATGTGAGGGCGTTTAAAGCTAAACGTCTTCTTTTTGTTGTTCATAATGAGGAGATATTAAACTCCGCTATAGCTACTTTTAAAAAGGTTTTGCCGAATAAAACTATGGGGAAGTTCACAGGGAATTTTAAAAATAGTGATAGAGATTATGTTTTTGCTACAGTTCAAACTTTGAGTTTAAGATACTCTGAATTTCATGAAAATGAGTTTGATTACATAATAGTTGATGAGGCTCATCATATAACAGCGAAGAGTTATGAACCTATTTTGAATTATTTTAAGCCTCAGTTTTTGTTAGGATTAACAGCTACACCAGAGAGATGTGATGGTGGAAATATATATGAAGTTTTCGATATGAATGTTCCTGTTGAGATACGTTTACAGGAAGCTTTGGATAAAGAACTAGTTGTACCATTTCATTATTATGGGATAAAAGATATAGAGGAAGTTGATTTATCAAAGGTGGATTTAAATGATATATCGGCAGTTGCTAGAGTTTTGAATACAGAGAGACGTGTTGATTTTATAATAGAGAAAATGAATTTCTATGGATATAGCGGGGAGAAAAGAAAGACAGTAGGATTTTGTATCTCAGTAGAACATGCAGAGTTTATGGCTAGTCAGTTTGTTCAAAAGGGAATAAAGGCTGTTTCAATTACAGGAACAGACAGTAAGGATACTAGAGATCAAATCTTAAAAAGTTTTAGAGAAAGTGATCATTTAGAGGTTATATTTACGGTAAATCTATTCAATGAAGGAGTAGATATTCCGTGTATAAACAGTATTTTAATGTTAAGACCAACAGCTTCACCAATTATTTTCACTCAACAACTTGGAAGAGGTCTGAGACACTTTGAAAATAAAGAGTTTTTAACAGTTATAGATTTTATAGGAAATCACTCAAGAGCTTTTTTAATAGCTTTGGCTTTGATTGGTAAAAAAGGCTATGATAAAGAGAGTGTAAAGATTGCTGTAAAAAGAGATTTTGACAATTTATCAAAGTCTGTTCATATAAAAATGGATGAGATTTGTAAAGAGGAGATTTTAAAACAGCTTGATAATGAGAATTTTAATAGTTTAAAATATCTGAAAGAGGAGTATAAAGAGTTTAAAGATATTTTACAAGGTAGAGTTCCAATGCCAATAAACTTCACTCAGTATGAGGAAGCTCCAAATTTTTATAAGTATTCAAAACTTCAAAAATTAAAAGTAAAATCATACTTGGATTTTTTAGAAAAAATAGATGAAAAAACTTTTGGTATAAATGAGACACAAAAGATAGTTATAAGAGAGTTTGAAAGAATGTTACCTATAAAAAGAGTGTATGAGTTCGCAATAGCTCACGAGATTATATCAAAGGGTGAGTTATTAAAAGAGGATGAGATAAAAATCTTAGGAAAATATATTGATGTGATATCTTTGAAACATACAAAAGTTACTTTAAACCATGCTAAAGATTTTTTATGTGGAGATTATTCGGATTCTAGTGATTTGAAAAGATGTGAGTCTTTATTCTTAAAAAAAGGTGATTCTATTGAAATGAGTGAAGTTTTAAAAGAAGTTTTAAAATCTAAAGAGGTTAAAGATTATATTCTTCAGATTTTAGACTATGGACTTTTGAAGTATTCAGAAATTTTTGGTAAAAAAGATTATGGATTCCCATTTTTAAAATTGTATGAAAACTATAATATGAAAGATGTTGCACTAATTTGTAACTATGAAAAAAAACATAGTGCTTTTAGAGGAAGTGGATTGTTATCAAATGGAAATGATTACTTCCTGTTTGTTGAGTTGCATAAAGATGAGGATATAAAAGATAGTATCAAGTATAATGATAAGATATTGGATAGATATCACTTCCAATGGGAGAGTCCAAACTCAACAAAAGTTGAGAGTGAGAGAGGACAAAATATAGTTAGAAATAGAGAAAGAGGAATAAATTTACATATATTTTTAAGAAAGATTAAAGAGATTGATGGAGAGATTCAGCCATATATCTATATAGGAAAAGGTGACACTATAGATTATAGTAGTGAAAAACCAATTAGAACAAAGTTGAAGTTAGAAAGTCCACTTTCAAAAGAGATGTATGTTGAGTTGACAGAAAGAGTAGAAAATTACTTAGAAGTTGCTGAAAAGAAAGAGTTGGAGAATAGGAGAGAGATATGAAAAAAACTATCTATGTGGTAGGTGCAATTTTAGAGAATCAGAATGGTGAGATATTTTGTGCTATGAGACCAGAGGATAAGACATTTCCTGGGTTATGGGAGTTTCCTGGTGGTAAGATAGAGGATGGAGAGGACCCGAAAGAGGCTTTGAGAAGAGAGATTGAGGAGGAGTTAAATATCTCTATCAAAGTTGGTGAACTATTTGATGTAGTAGAGAAGGAGTATGAAAAGTTTATTATAAATCTAACTACTTACAGTTGTGATATTTTAGATTTCACTGACTTTGAGTTAGTTGAACACCAAGAGTTTAAGTGGTTAAAAAGAGAAGAGTTGCAAAACTTAGAGTGGGTACCAACAGATATTCCTACGTTAGAAAAGTTAGTAAAAAGTGAAAAAGAGCTTAAAAATATCTCTATTTTTAAAGTGGATAAAGGGGCTTTGAGTACAAAAGAGATAGAGGTTTTGGTGAGACCTAAAAGTTTGATTTTGAATGTTATCGCTTTTGGTGAGTGGAATAAAGATGTTGTCAAAACGAGAGAAGAGTTAGAAGAGAAACTAGATAGTTATGGAATAAGTAAAACTTCAAAAGAGTCTGTATATAAAAAGTTAAATCAATTGAATTCTAAGATATAGAAAAAGGGCTATTATTTCAATAGCCCTTTTAAATTAATACTTATATCTAGATATAGCATGATGGAACTGAGGAAGGAAATCCCAGTTTTCTCTAATGATTTCGTCAAACATTGTTTTTACTTGATTACCACTATTAACAAGAGGATTTAAAGTTAAAGCGTGTAAAGCTTTTCCATAATTTCCAGTAACAGCAGCTTCTATAGTCATCTCTTCAAATGATTTCATAAGCTGTAAGATTCCTCTAGCTTCAACAGGCATAGGATCTTGAGGGAATGGTTTGATACCATCTCTATAAACTCTAGCAGTAACTTCAACAGCACAGTTATCAGGTAAGCAATCAATAACACCATTATTTTTAGTTGAAACAACAATTACAGTTCCTTTATCATTATAAATAGAATTAATTAACTCACAAGCAGCATCAGAATAATACTGTCCACCTCTTTGCTCTAACTGTTTAGGTTTAATATTTAAGTTAGGGTCTTTATATAATTCGAACAACTCATTTTCAACAACTTTAACTTGCTCTCCTCTAGTTCCTTTTCCAGATTTAATATCTGCAACTTGTGCTCTTAACATCTCATCAGTCATATAGTAATATCTATGGTATCCACATGGAATCATTCCTAAATCCATAATTTGATCTTTTAACCAAGGTTCTTTTGTTCTTAGGTTTGCAGGAGTATTTTCGAGATCAGCTAAAACTCCAGCTACAGCTTCTTTAGTTTTATCTACACCATTGTGTAAAACTTTTCTTCCCCAGAAGAAGTGGTTTAATCCTCCACAGATTAGTTCAACCTCTTCATCTTTAGCTTTTAATGCGTCAACTACAGATTTTCTAACTCCGATAGGAACATTGCAAAGGCCAGCTATTTTGATATTTGGATAATATTTTATAACAGCTTCAGTAACCATTCCACTAGGATTTGTGAAGTTAACAAGCCAAGCGTTAGGACAAAGTTCAGTTATGTCTTTACAAATATCTAAAATTACAGGAATTGTTCTTAAAGCTTTAGTAAATCCACCAGCTCCATTTGTTTCTTGCCCAATCATTCCATATCTTAAAGGAATTCTTTCATCTCTGATTCTAGCTTCTAAAAGTCCAACTCTGAATTGAGTTGTAACGAAATCAGCATCTCTTAAAGCTTCCCTTCTATCTAAAGTAAGGTGGATATCAAATTTACCTTTTAATCCAGCTTGTTCAACCATTCTTTTAGCTAAATTTCCAACAATCTCTAATTTTTCTTTACCCTCTTCAATATCTACTAGCCAAAGCTCACTAACAGGTAATTCTTTATATCTTTTAATAAAACCTTCAATGATTTCAGGAGTATATGATGATCCCCCACCAATTGTAACTATTTTTAATCTCTTATCCATAATATTTCCTCCAAGTTTTATTTTTTTATTTTATAGATTTCAATTAATTCGTGTATAAGTTCTCTTGCTAAAATAGATGTCATTAAATGATCTTGAGCATGAACCATTAAAAGACCAAGTTCAACTTTATTTCCATCAGCTTCTTTACAAATAAGTTCTGTTTGAACTTCATGAGCCATTAATGAATACTTTTTTGCTTCAT contains these protein-coding regions:
- a CDS encoding PTS lactose/cellobiose transporter subunit IIA; the protein is MIMDLEMAAMGLVGNAGESRSLSFEALKFAKNGEFEKAEELLNEAKKYSLMAHEVQTELICKEADGNKVELGLLMVHAQDHLMTSILARELIHELIEIYKIKK